A stretch of DNA from Methylobacterium sp. CB376:
CGCCAGCCGCTCGAAGCGGGCGAGGAGCAGCGGGTAATGGGTGCAGCCGAGCACCACCACGTCGGTGCGCGCCGATCCCTCACCGACGAAGCAGGGAGCGATCTCCTCGCGCAGCACGTCGTCGTCGACCGGGCACCCGGCGAGGTCGGCCTCCGCGAGCGCCGCGAGCCGGGTCGCCCCGACCAGCGTCACCGCGCAGGTCCCCGCATAGGCGTCGATCAACTCGCGGGTGTAGTCGCGCCGGACCGTGCCGGGCGTGGCCAGGACGCTGATCCGGCCCGTGCGCGTGGCGGCGGCGGCCGGCTTGATCGCCGGCACGGTGCCGACGAACGGGACGGCGAAGCGCGCGCGCAGGGCCGGGAGCACGAGGGTCGTGGCGGTGTTGCAGGCGACCACGACGAGGTCGGGCGCGTGAGCGGCGACGAGCCGCTCCATGACGGCGACCACGCGGGCGACGAGCATCTCCTCCGACAGGTCGCCGTACGGGAAGGCCGCGTCGTCGGCGGCGTAGACGATCCGGGCGTCCGGCCGCGCCCGCCGGAGCTCCGACAGGACCGTGAGGCCGCCGAGGCCCGAATCGAACACCAGCACCGCGGGCGCCCGCGGCCCGGGCGCGAGCGGGGCGGCGCCGGTCCCGGCCAGAAGATCGATCCGCATGCGCGTCAACTCGTTGGGGCGGGGTGCGTTTCCGGACTCTGTCGTCCGGCTCTTAAGACTTGGTCACCGCAGACTTGGTCACCGCGCCGCCCGGCCCGACGCGGCGGGGGCGCGGGGCAGGCTTGGCGGAGGATTGGGACGAGATTGCAGCGGCGGCGGCCGGCATCGGGCCTCCGCGCCGCGCGGCCCGCGCCGGGCGCCGCCGCGGAGGCGTCACCACACCCTCGCCGTCTCCCGCCGCGCGACGCAGCGTCGGGCCTCGCGTGCCGCCGTCTTCCTCAGAGGAATGGGAGTAATTTCTTCAAATCTGTCGACGAGGATGGCGCCACTCTCGCCATACTGCCGCGGTGCGGGCCAGGGATGTGGGGCCGCGCCGCGGGCCGACCGGGCTCTCGACATCATGACTCGTTTCCGCACCATCAAGGCTCGCCTCGCCTCGACCCTGGCGCTGCTGAGCGTCCTCGTGCTCCTGGCGAGCGCGCAGGGCAACATCGCCCTGTCGCTCCTGCGCGCGAGCCTCGACGCGGTGGCCAACGGGCGCGTCGCGGCCCTGGCGCGCTGCGAGGAGATCCGCAACCGCTACGACGATCTCCTCGGGCTGGCGCGCCAGATCCGCGACGCCACCCAGCCCGCCTCGGTGGCCGAGCAGAGGAGCGCGGCGATCCAGGCGCAGATCGACGCGACGTGGCGCGATGTCCCCCGCGACCTCTCCGACCCGGGCGAGCGGGCGCTGTCCGACCGCGTCGCGGAGCGGATCGAGGCCCATCGCGGCGCCCTGCGCGCGACCTTCGCGGCGCTCCGCGACGGCGCCGTCGACGGCCAGGGCGCGGTGCGCAAGGTGCTGGCCCTGTCGGAGGAGATGCAGCAGGTGATCGCGCCGCTGCTCGCCCACGAGACCGCCGCGGTGCGGCGCGAGCACGCCCGCGCCGCGCAGGCCGCGGCGTGGTCCTTCGCGGCCCTGATCGGCGTGCTGGCGCTCGCCGGGCTCGCGCTGGCCTACGCGGTCTTCGTGCTGCTCCACGGCGTCACGCGCCCGCTCGCCGCGATCACCGCCACCACGACCCGCCTCGCGGGCGGCGACCTCGACGTCGCCATCGCCGGAGCCGAGCGGCCCGACGAGGTGGGCGCGCTCGCCCGGGCGGTCGCGGTCTTCCGGGAGGCGCTGCGGGCCAAGCGGGCGGCCGAGACGGCCTCCGCCGCCGAGACGGCGGCGCGGATGCGCCGGGCGCAGAGCCTCGAGGCGGCGACGCGGAGCTTCGAGGCCGAGGTCGCCACCCTGAGCCAGTCCCTCGCGGGGGCCGCCGCCGAGATGGAGGCCACCGCCCGGTCGCTGACCGGGACCGCCACCCAGGCGAGCGCGAGCGTCGAGGCGGCGGCGGATTCCGCCGCGCGGACCGCCTCCCATGTCGGGGCGGTGGCGGCGGCGAGCGAGGAGATGACCGCCTCGATCCGGGAGATCTCCGGGCGGATCGGCCACGCCGCGCAGATGGCCGGACGGGCCGCCGAGGCGGCGGGCCGCACGGACGGCATCGTGCAGGGCCTCGCCCGCCGCGCCGAGACCGTCGGGGAGGTGACCGGGCTCATCTCCTCGATCGCGAGCCAGACCAATCTCCTGGCGCTCAACGCGACGATCGAGGCGGCGCGGGCCGGCGAATCGGGCCGCGGCTTCGCGGTCGTCGCCGCCGAGGTCAAGCAGCTCGCCGAGCAGACCGCCAAGGCCACCGAGACCATCGCCCAGCAGGTCGCCTCCGTTCAGGCGGGAACCCGCGAGGCGGTGACGTCGATCGGGGAGGTCCAGCGCACGGTGTCGGAGATGCGCGACATCGCGGCCGCGGTGGCCGCCGCCGTCGAGGAGCAGGGCGCCGTGACGCAGGACGTGGCCCTCAGCGTCGCGGAGGCGG
This window harbors:
- the murI gene encoding glutamate racemase, coding for MRIDLLAGTGAAPLAPGPRAPAVLVFDSGLGGLTVLSELRRARPDARIVYAADDAAFPYGDLSEEMLVARVVAVMERLVAAHAPDLVVVACNTATTLVLPALRARFAVPFVGTVPAIKPAAAATRTGRISVLATPGTVRRDYTRELIDAYAGTCAVTLVGATRLAALAEADLAGCPVDDDVLREEIAPCFVGEGSARTDVVVLGCTHYPLLLARFERLAPWPVTWIDPAPAVARRMAALLGPAPRGTDPEATPGLAVFTGGEGLTAPLRAALAARGLGKVAVTAMPSPRQ
- a CDS encoding methyl-accepting chemotaxis protein; translation: MTRFRTIKARLASTLALLSVLVLLASAQGNIALSLLRASLDAVANGRVAALARCEEIRNRYDDLLGLARQIRDATQPASVAEQRSAAIQAQIDATWRDVPRDLSDPGERALSDRVAERIEAHRGALRATFAALRDGAVDGQGAVRKVLALSEEMQQVIAPLLAHETAAVRREHARAAQAAAWSFAALIGVLALAGLALAYAVFVLLHGVTRPLAAITATTTRLAGGDLDVAIAGAERPDEVGALARAVAVFREALRAKRAAETASAAETAARMRRAQSLEAATRSFEAEVATLSQSLAGAAAEMEATARSLTGTATQASASVEAAADSAARTASHVGAVAAASEEMTASIREISGRIGHAAQMAGRAAEAAGRTDGIVQGLARRAETVGEVTGLISSIASQTNLLALNATIEAARAGESGRGFAVVAAEVKQLAEQTAKATETIAQQVASVQAGTREAVTSIGEVQRTVSEMRDIAAAVAAAVEEQGAVTQDVALSVAEAAQGTGGVTRSMETVREAAARTGAAAGHVLASAGGLSRQAERLSAEVAGFLRDVRRA